One window from the genome of Trabulsiella odontotermitis encodes:
- the rpoS gene encoding RNA polymerase sigma factor RpoS — MSQNTLKVHDLNEDAEFDENGMEVFDEKTLNEEEPSDNDLAEEELLSQGATQRVLDATQLYLGEIGYSPLLTAEEEVYFARRALRGDVASRRRMIESNLRLVVKIARRYSNRGLALLDLIEEGNLGLIRAVEKFDPERGFRFSTYATWWIRQTIERAIMNQTRTIRLPIHIVKELNVYLRTARELSHKLDHEPSAEEIAEQLDKPVDDVSRMLRLNERITSVDTPLGGDSEKALLDILADEKENGPEDTTQDDDMKQSIVKWLFELNAKQREVLARRFGLLGYEAATLEDVGREIGLTRERVRQIQVEGLRRLREILQGQGLNIEALFRE, encoded by the coding sequence ATGAGTCAGAATACGCTGAAAGTTCATGATTTAAATGAAGACGCGGAATTTGATGAGAACGGAATGGAGGTTTTCGACGAGAAAACCTTAAATGAAGAGGAACCCAGTGATAACGACCTGGCTGAGGAAGAGCTGTTATCGCAGGGTGCCACACAGCGTGTACTGGACGCGACTCAGCTTTACCTTGGGGAGATTGGATACTCTCCACTGTTAACAGCCGAAGAAGAAGTCTATTTTGCACGTCGTGCACTGCGTGGAGATGTTGCCTCCCGCCGTCGGATGATAGAAAGTAACCTGCGTCTGGTAGTGAAGATTGCCCGTCGTTACAGCAATCGTGGTCTGGCGCTGCTGGATCTGATTGAAGAGGGGAATCTGGGGCTGATTCGTGCCGTGGAGAAATTTGACCCGGAGCGCGGATTCCGCTTCTCAACCTACGCAACCTGGTGGATCCGCCAGACGATTGAACGGGCGATCATGAATCAAACCCGTACCATTCGTTTACCGATTCACATCGTTAAAGAGCTGAACGTTTATCTGCGTACCGCGCGTGAGTTGTCCCATAAGCTGGACCACGAGCCGAGTGCGGAAGAGATTGCCGAGCAGCTTGATAAACCGGTTGATGACGTCAGTCGTATGCTGCGTCTCAACGAGCGCATCACCTCGGTCGACACCCCGCTGGGTGGCGATTCCGAAAAAGCGCTGCTGGATATCCTGGCCGATGAAAAAGAGAACGGTCCGGAAGACACCACGCAGGACGATGACATGAAACAGAGCATCGTCAAATGGCTGTTCGAACTGAACGCCAAACAGCGTGAGGTACTGGCGCGTCGTTTCGGGCTGCTGGGGTATGAAGCCGCAACGCTTGAAGATGTGGGGCGTGAAATTGGTCTGACGCGTGAACGCGTTCGCCAGATTCAGGTAGAAGGTCTGCGTCGCCTGCGTGAAATCCTGCAAGGGCAAGGGCTGAACATCGAAGCGCTGTTCCGCGAATAA
- the mutS gene encoding DNA mismatch repair protein MutS gives MTTIDNFDAHTPMMQQYLKLKAQHPEILLFYRMGDFYELFYDDAKRASQLLDISLTKRGASAGEPIPMAGVPHHAVENYLAKLVNLGESVAICEQIGDPATTKGPVERKVVRIVTPGTISDEALLQERQDNLLAALWQDSKGYGYATLDISSGRFRLSEPADRETMAAELQRTNPAELLYAEDFAEMALIEGRRGLRRRPLWEFEIDTARQQLNMQFGTRDLVGFGVENAPRGLCAAGCLLQYVKDTQRTALPHIRSITMERQQDSIIMDAATRRNLEITQNLAGGTENTLASVLDRTVTPMGSRMLKRWLHMPVRDTRVLEERQQTIAALQDRYSELQPVLRQVGDLERILARLALRTARPRDLARMRYAFQQLPELRAQLAEVNSAPVQRLREQMGEFTELRELLERAVIESPPVLVRDGGVIAPGYNAELDEWRALADGATDYLDRLEIRERERLGLDTLKVGYNAVHGYYIQISRGQSHLAPIHYVRRQTLKNAERYIIPELKEYEDKVLTSKGKALALEKQLYDELFDLLLPHLAELQLSASALAELDVLVNLAERAYTLNYSCPVFSDKPGIHIEEGRHPVVEQVLNEPFIANPLNLSPQRRMLIITGPNMGGKSTYMRQTALIALLAYIGSYVPAQKVEIGPIDRIFTRVGAADDLASGRSTFMVEMTETANILHNATEYSLVLMDEIGRGTSTYDGLSLAWACAENLASRIKALTLFATHYFELTQLPEKMEGVANVHLDALEHGDTIAFMHSVQDGAASKSYGLAVAALAGVPKEVIKRARQKLRELESITPNAAATQIDGTQMSLLAAPEETSPAVEALENLDPDTLTPRQALEWIYRLKNLL, from the coding sequence TTACTCGATATTTCGCTGACGAAGCGTGGCGCATCTGCAGGCGAGCCGATACCGATGGCGGGCGTTCCGCACCATGCCGTGGAAAACTATCTGGCTAAACTGGTGAACCTCGGCGAGTCGGTGGCAATTTGCGAACAAATTGGCGATCCCGCGACCACCAAAGGTCCGGTCGAGCGTAAAGTCGTCCGCATCGTGACGCCTGGCACCATCAGCGACGAAGCGCTGTTGCAGGAACGCCAGGACAACCTGCTGGCGGCGCTGTGGCAGGACAGCAAAGGCTACGGTTACGCGACGCTCGACATCAGCTCCGGGCGGTTTCGTCTCAGCGAACCCGCCGATCGCGAAACCATGGCCGCCGAACTGCAACGTACTAATCCCGCAGAATTGCTGTACGCGGAAGATTTCGCCGAGATGGCGCTGATTGAAGGCCGCCGCGGCCTGCGCCGTCGTCCGCTGTGGGAATTTGAAATCGACACCGCGCGCCAGCAACTGAACATGCAGTTTGGCACCCGTGACCTGGTCGGTTTTGGTGTTGAAAACGCGCCGCGCGGTCTGTGCGCCGCCGGTTGTCTGCTGCAGTATGTGAAAGACACGCAGCGCACCGCGTTGCCACACATTCGTTCCATCACCATGGAACGCCAGCAGGACAGCATTATCATGGATGCGGCCACTCGCCGTAACCTCGAAATCACTCAGAATCTGGCGGGTGGTACGGAAAACACGCTGGCTTCAGTGCTGGATCGCACCGTGACGCCGATGGGCAGCCGCATGCTCAAGCGCTGGCTGCATATGCCGGTGCGCGACACCCGCGTTCTGGAAGAGCGTCAGCAAACCATCGCCGCGTTACAGGATCGCTACAGCGAGTTGCAACCGGTACTGCGCCAGGTGGGCGATCTGGAACGTATTCTGGCGCGTCTGGCGCTACGCACCGCCCGTCCGCGCGATCTCGCCCGCATGCGCTATGCCTTCCAGCAGTTGCCGGAATTGCGCGCGCAACTGGCTGAGGTCAACAGCGCGCCGGTGCAGCGCCTGCGCGAGCAAATGGGCGAGTTTACTGAGCTGCGCGAACTGCTCGAACGCGCAGTGATTGAATCGCCGCCAGTGCTGGTGCGTGATGGCGGCGTGATCGCTCCCGGTTACAACGCCGAACTGGATGAATGGCGCGCACTGGCAGACGGCGCGACGGATTATCTCGACAGGCTGGAGATCCGCGAGCGCGAGCGTCTGGGTCTCGACACGCTGAAAGTGGGTTATAACGCCGTTCACGGTTATTACATTCAGATAAGCCGCGGGCAAAGCCACCTTGCACCGATCCACTACGTGCGCCGCCAGACGTTGAAAAACGCCGAACGCTACATCATTCCTGAACTGAAAGAGTACGAAGACAAAGTGCTCACCTCGAAAGGCAAAGCGCTGGCGCTGGAAAAACAACTGTATGACGAACTGTTTGACCTGTTGTTACCGCACCTCGCTGAGCTGCAGTTGAGCGCCTCGGCGCTGGCTGAACTGGACGTGCTGGTCAACCTGGCCGAGCGGGCTTATACGCTCAACTACAGTTGCCCGGTGTTCAGCGACAAGCCCGGCATTCACATCGAAGAAGGTCGCCATCCGGTAGTGGAACAGGTACTGAATGAACCGTTTATTGCCAACCCGCTGAACCTGTCACCGCAACGCCGAATGCTTATCATCACCGGTCCGAACATGGGCGGTAAAAGTACCTATATGCGTCAGACCGCGCTCATTGCGCTGCTGGCGTATATCGGTAGTTACGTTCCGGCGCAGAAAGTGGAGATCGGTCCCATTGACCGCATTTTTACCCGTGTCGGCGCGGCTGACGATCTGGCCAGCGGGCGTTCTACCTTCATGGTGGAGATGACCGAAACCGCCAATATCCTCCACAACGCCACCGAGTACAGTCTGGTCCTGATGGACGAAATCGGCCGCGGTACGTCAACCTATGACGGCCTGTCGCTGGCCTGGGCCTGCGCGGAAAATCTGGCAAGTCGCATCAAGGCGTTAACGCTGTTTGCGACGCACTATTTCGAACTGACGCAGTTGCCGGAAAAAATGGAAGGCGTGGCGAACGTCCATCTCGACGCGCTGGAACATGGCGACACCATTGCCTTCATGCACAGCGTGCAGGACGGTGCGGCCAGCAAAAGTTACGGTCTGGCGGTTGCCGCGCTGGCAGGTGTGCCGAAAGAGGTCATCAAACGCGCGCGTCAGAAACTGCGCGAGCTGGAAAGCATTACGCCAAATGCCGCCGCCACGCAGATTGACGGAACACAGATGTCGCTGCTTGCGGCACCGGAAGAGACATCACCGGCGGTTGAAGCGCTGGAAAATCTTGATCCTGATACGCTGACGCCACGCCAGGCGCTGGAGTGGATCTACCGGCTGAAGAATCTGCTGTAA